The segment CACCCGCTCGTGCGCGCGTTTGCCACCGACATCGCCCCCGAAGCGGTGGAGCTCGCCCGCGAAAACGTCGCCGACCTGGGGTTGGCCGACCGCGTCAAGGTGCTTTCGTGCAGCCTGGGCGAAGGGGTTCCCCAGCGGTACCGGGGATGTCTCGACCTGGTCGTTTCCAACCCGCCCTACGTTCCCACCGAGATTTTGGCCGGCATCCCGCGCGAGGTGTCGGATTTCGAGCCCGCGCTCGCCCTTGACGGGGGAGACGACGGCCTCGACGTGTTCAGGCCGCTTGCCGCCTGGGCCTTCGATTTCCTTCGCCCGGGAGGGGCGCTTGCAGTCGAGCTGCACGAGACCTGCCTCGACGGAGCGGCCGCGCATGCGCTCGATCTGGGATTCTCCTCCGTGCGCATCGTGCGCGACCTCGCGGACCGCCCCCGCGTCCTGTGCGCGGTCAAGCCGGGAGACCGGGCGAACGCGTGATGGGGCGCGTGTTCAGGCTCCACGTTCTCGCCAGCGGAAGCTCGGGAAACGCGTCGGTGGTGGAGGATATGCACACGGGCAAAGGCGTGCTCATCGATTGCGGCATCTCGAAGCGGGCCTTCATGGAGGGCTGTGCGGCAACCGGGTTCGATCCGTCCGGGTTGGAGGCCGTCGTCGTCACCCACGAGCATGCCGATCACGTCAAAGGGCTCGGTGTTGTGATGCGGGGCCTTTCCAAGATGGGATGCCGCCCGCCCCTGTACGCCCATGCGGCCTGCATCGAAGCCTCCAGGTCCCTGTCCGACCTTCGGTCGGATTTCGACGTCAGGACGTTTTCGGACGGCGATCAGATATCGGCGGCGGGCATGAGCGCGCATCCGTTTCGCACCTCGCACGACGCCTCGGCGTCGTTCGGGTTCCGCTTCGAATGCGATGGCGACGCCCTCGGCTTCGCGACCGATACCGGCGTGGTGTCCGCGCAGGCGCGCGAGGCGCTCGGCGGCGTGCGCATCCTGGGGCTGGAGGCCAACCACGGGCTGAAGATGCTGGATGCGGCGGAGTACCCGGCGTACGTGAAGAAGCGCATCGCATCCGATCGCGGGCACCTCAACAACGATCAGAGCGCCTCGGAGCTTCGGCTGCTGCTCAGCGCGCGCCTGGAATCCGTGGCGGCCCTGCACGTTTCCGAGAACGCCAACACGTACCGATCCGCGCGCGAAGCGCTCTTAAGCGTCGTGGAGCAGGAAGGCCATCTCGCGTCGGTGCAGGTGGGGTTCCAGCGCCGTCCGATCCTCGTCGGCTGAGGGGGACGCGCCCTTGGCGGCGCCTGCGAAGGCGACGGGGCGCTTGGCCGGGCTCGTTGGGCTCGTCGGGCGGCTCGGCGGCGTCGGCAGTGCCGAGCGGCGCGGGGCAGAAGCGCGGCGGTCCTGAGGCTAGAGCATCATGAAGGCCTTGGCCAGCAAAAACCCGATCAGGCCGCAGCAGGGGAAGGTGAGGATCCAGGCCAGCACCATGTTCTTGGCGATGCCCCACTTCACTTTGCGGGGGTTGTCCGACGCGCCCACGCCCATGATGGAGGCGGTGCTCGCATGGGAGGTGGAGACGGGCATACCGGTCATGCTGGATATGAACAGCGTGATGATCGTGCCCGAAGTGGCCGCCGCTCCCTGGTATTTCTCGAGGCTCACCATGTCCATGGCCACGGACTTGATGATGCGCTTTCCCCCGAGGAACGTGCCGAGGGAGATGGCGAGCGAGCAGATCAGCATGAGCCACAGGGGAAACCCGGTCCCCTCGAAGGATTCGGACCCGAAGGCGAGCGCGATGCCCAGAAGGCCGATCGACATGAACTTCTGGCCGTCTTGGGCTCCGTGGAGAAACGACAGGAGCGCCGCGTTGACGTTCTGGACCATGGTGAAGCGGTCGTTGGCCACCTTGCGGTTCATCGACTTGCAGAGCTTCTCGAGGATCCTCACGGCAAGCCAGCCCAGGGCGAACCCGGCGATGAGCGAGAAGGCCATGCCGTAGACGACCTTGACCCATTCCGAGGGAACGACGCCCGACCAGCCGTTGAGCGCGATGGCGCCCCCGGTGATGCCGGCGATGAGCGAATGGGACTTCGAGGCGGGGATCCCTAAGAACCAGCAGATGAATCCCCATATGATGGACCCGATCATCGCCGCTTCGAGCGCCATGAGCGCCTGGTGCGTGTCGCCCTGGAAATTCACCATCGAGAACATGGTGTGGGCGACGGCGGTGGAGATGTAGGTCATGAGGATGATGCCCAGCAGGTTGAACACCGCGGCGACGATGAGGGCGCACGTCGGGGTCATGCAGCGGGTCGACACCGCGGTTGCGATGGCGTTGGGGGCGTCGGTGGCCCCGGAGATGACGGTCACGCCGATGACCAGGAAGATGATGACGGCGAGGGAGGGGTAGACAGCCACCTGCTCGATGAACGCGCCGAGTGTGAGTTCCATCAGACTCCTTATGCATATACCGGGCCACCCGCCCGATTACATTGCCCGCTACATTCTAGCGTATCTGCGCAAAAGCAAGGGAAGGGGTTTGAACGCGAGAATAAACCCATTCTTGATTCGGTTTTTTATTCAAGGAGGCGCTCGGCGCGGCTTCGTCGGCGCTTCTCATCTATAATACGGAGGGCTTTACCGCTCGGTGCGATCCGAGGCGGCGAGCCGTTTCGAAATCTATCGAATTCCCTGATCAATACGGAATCGTAACCGCAGGATCCGACCCCTGCGCAACCGAGGAAGGTGCGTTTTTATGTCGATCGATCTTTCCGTGCTCAACGGCCCCCAGCGCCAAGCGGTCGAGTGCACCGAAGGCCCGCTGCTCGTCTTGGCGGGAGCCGGGTCGGGAAAGACGCGCGTGCTCACGTTCCGCATCGCCCATCTGGTGAACGATCTGGGGGTCGCTCCGTGGGAGATCCTCGCCATCACGTTCACGAACAAGGCGGCCAAAGAGATGCAGACGCGCGTGGCCGACATC is part of the Berryella intestinalis genome and harbors:
- a CDS encoding MBL fold metallo-hydrolase, encoding MGRVFRLHVLASGSSGNASVVEDMHTGKGVLIDCGISKRAFMEGCAATGFDPSGLEAVVVTHEHADHVKGLGVVMRGLSKMGCRPPLYAHAACIEASRSLSDLRSDFDVRTFSDGDQISAAGMSAHPFRTSHDASASFGFRFECDGDALGFATDTGVVSAQAREALGGVRILGLEANHGLKMLDAAEYPAYVKKRIASDRGHLNNDQSASELRLLLSARLESVAALHVSENANTYRSAREALLSVVEQEGHLASVQVGFQRRPILVG
- a CDS encoding inorganic phosphate transporter, translating into MELTLGAFIEQVAVYPSLAVIIFLVIGVTVISGATDAPNAIATAVSTRCMTPTCALIVAAVFNLLGIILMTYISTAVAHTMFSMVNFQGDTHQALMALEAAMIGSIIWGFICWFLGIPASKSHSLIAGITGGAIALNGWSGVVPSEWVKVVYGMAFSLIAGFALGWLAVRILEKLCKSMNRKVANDRFTMVQNVNAALLSFLHGAQDGQKFMSIGLLGIALAFGSESFEGTGFPLWLMLICSLAISLGTFLGGKRIIKSVAMDMVSLEKYQGAAATSGTIITLFISSMTGMPVSTSHASTASIMGVGASDNPRKVKWGIAKNMVLAWILTFPCCGLIGFLLAKAFMML